Proteins from one Mesotoga infera genomic window:
- a CDS encoding MFS transporter has translation MDSMNELDTEKLHKKTRRLSFMDTFFYNGFFIITQGFILTGLALEYRAEELVISVIGVLPVLSQLVQLLVPFIMNRTGTRKRALLSTALISRITVAFISITLATGMVHQSILLILLSVIAICNSFASNFWVSIMKDIVPANISGRFYSRRNLLSSFTAMSMTFIYSSILDNVPGRKGFIIVSIIATGFAIADFLVLALHYVPPRQEPSYSVGVFIRPLKDLQFKKFISFSFVWNFALAISSPFFSYHQIINLKLDYSFMSIMTIVNSLSLMVFYLLWGKITDEIGGFDVAHFTLGITIFLPITWVFTNLGTIFLIPVNQVVSGFAWSGVNLTLFTTMMTLFPGERAEAYFAVLSFANGLGALSGSLLGGVLATLMKSIKFDIFGFPFYGIQLLFVFSSLFRFLAWTFLKRIRVGKKSSIPRIIYNITAASANRSVARIFEFPSIYAAIKGRVAKKIVRDD, from the coding sequence ATGGACTCGATGAATGAACTCGACACTGAGAAACTTCACAAGAAGACCAGAAGACTATCTTTCATGGATACGTTTTTCTACAACGGTTTTTTCATAATCACTCAGGGTTTCATTCTGACGGGTCTTGCCCTCGAATACAGAGCAGAAGAACTCGTCATATCTGTTATCGGGGTTTTACCGGTTCTTTCTCAGCTCGTTCAGCTGCTGGTACCTTTCATCATGAACAGAACCGGCACAAGAAAGAGAGCATTGCTCAGCACTGCTCTGATATCGAGAATTACGGTGGCTTTCATATCCATCACACTCGCAACGGGCATGGTGCACCAGTCTATATTGTTGATTCTCCTCTCGGTTATTGCCATCTGTAACAGCTTTGCTTCGAATTTTTGGGTATCGATAATGAAGGACATAGTGCCGGCGAATATCAGTGGGAGGTTTTACAGCCGCAGAAATCTCTTGAGCTCTTTCACGGCCATGTCGATGACTTTCATCTACTCTTCTATTCTGGACAATGTTCCTGGACGTAAAGGATTCATCATCGTATCGATCATAGCGACAGGATTTGCGATTGCCGATTTTCTGGTGCTGGCTCTCCATTATGTACCACCGCGGCAGGAACCTTCCTACAGCGTTGGTGTATTCATCAGACCGTTGAAGGATCTTCAGTTCAAGAAATTCATTTCATTTTCTTTCGTGTGGAACTTCGCCCTGGCCATATCCAGCCCCTTCTTTTCCTATCACCAGATCATAAACCTCAAACTGGACTACTCTTTCATGAGTATAATGACCATCGTGAATAGCCTTTCGCTCATGGTATTCTACCTGTTATGGGGTAAAATAACCGACGAGATAGGTGGTTTCGATGTTGCACACTTCACTCTGGGAATAACGATCTTTTTGCCTATTACATGGGTTTTTACCAATCTTGGAACGATTTTTTTGATTCCCGTCAACCAGGTAGTGAGTGGTTTTGCCTGGAGCGGTGTGAATCTCACCCTCTTCACGACTATGATGACTCTTTTTCCAGGCGAGCGTGCAGAGGCGTACTTTGCGGTTCTCTCTTTCGCCAACGGTCTGGGTGCTCTGTCGGGATCGCTTCTAGGCGGGGTTCTCGCAACTTTAATGAAGAGCATAAAATTCGATATTTTCGGGTTCCCTTTCTACGGGATTCAGCTGCTGTTCGTCTTTTCTTCACTCTTCCGTTTTTTGGCATGGACTTTTCTGAAAAGAATCAGAGTTGGCAAAAAGAGTTCAATACCGAGGATAATCTACAATATCACCGCGGCCAGCGCCAACAGGTCTGTGGCCAGAATATTCGAATTCCCCTCGATTTATGCGGCGATAAAGGGCAGAGTTGCAAAGAAGATAGTCAGAGACGACTAA